The following are encoded in a window of Nocardioides houyundeii genomic DNA:
- a CDS encoding discoidin domain-containing protein translates to MSRLSATLALTLVGSVAAVLAGSTPAQAAVPTRPFDHYVALGDSFTAGPLIPPTSLAPCARSTNNYPRILADRLGVKLTDVSCSSARTEHMTTPQEGILGTAPPQFDALRPDTDLVTLGIGGNDGGLFGTLIDECPALAPSDPEGSPCQDEFTQGGVDLMAAKIVKTKQDVLGVLDGIRERSPYAEVAVVGYLRLMPESGSCTNGAVPMTGKDMLWADSLQRQLNTALAEAAAERGAKYVDLYGPSRGHDACAGEDAWVQGKWIDILKAMEYHPFASGMEAGAKIVYETLFGTDLARGRQVQASGTEHGYAPSYAVDNDTSTRWASGEWADGAWLQVDLGARRSVDRLVLNWEKAYAAGYRIEVSDDGATWRTVWETINGDGGHDTATFDATQARYVRVSAAKRATRYGISLFDLEVYGPAESGSPGAGTGAGTGAGTATQVPAPTATETSAGATTEQRRVNATVLGSPRPDRVRVRLADGSKAVVRLVGVKQPRSSCRPAARKAARKVLAKGKKVVLVRDARASGKRASSRYVMVGGKDLGKRLVRGGHLLVAKGSFTKRKAYTKVQRAARKHGRGSWGGCR, encoded by the coding sequence TTGTCACGCCTCAGCGCCACGTTGGCGCTCACTCTCGTCGGCTCCGTGGCCGCCGTCCTGGCCGGCTCGACGCCGGCCCAGGCCGCCGTGCCGACACGTCCCTTCGACCACTACGTCGCGCTCGGCGACTCGTTCACCGCGGGCCCGTTGATCCCGCCGACCAGCCTGGCGCCGTGTGCGCGCTCGACCAACAACTACCCGCGGATCCTGGCCGATCGGCTGGGCGTGAAGCTCACCGACGTCTCGTGCTCCTCGGCCCGCACCGAGCACATGACCACCCCTCAGGAGGGCATCCTCGGCACCGCGCCGCCGCAGTTCGACGCGCTGCGCCCCGACACCGACCTGGTCACCCTCGGCATCGGCGGCAACGACGGCGGCCTCTTCGGCACGCTGATCGACGAGTGCCCCGCGCTCGCCCCCAGCGACCCGGAGGGCTCGCCGTGCCAGGACGAGTTCACCCAGGGCGGCGTCGACCTGATGGCCGCCAAGATCGTCAAGACCAAGCAGGACGTGCTCGGCGTGCTCGACGGCATCCGCGAGCGGTCGCCGTACGCCGAGGTGGCGGTCGTCGGCTACCTCCGCCTGATGCCGGAGAGCGGCTCGTGCACCAACGGCGCGGTCCCGATGACCGGCAAGGACATGCTCTGGGCCGACAGCCTCCAGCGCCAGCTGAACACCGCGCTGGCCGAGGCCGCGGCGGAGCGCGGCGCGAAGTACGTCGACCTGTACGGCCCCTCGCGCGGCCACGACGCCTGCGCGGGCGAGGACGCTTGGGTGCAGGGCAAGTGGATCGACATCCTCAAGGCGATGGAGTACCACCCGTTCGCCTCCGGCATGGAGGCCGGCGCGAAGATCGTCTACGAGACCCTCTTCGGCACCGACCTGGCCCGCGGCCGGCAGGTCCAGGCCTCGGGCACCGAGCACGGCTACGCACCGTCGTACGCCGTGGACAACGACACCTCGACCCGCTGGGCCAGCGGTGAGTGGGCGGACGGCGCCTGGCTGCAGGTCGACCTCGGCGCCCGCCGGTCGGTGGACCGGCTGGTGCTCAACTGGGAGAAGGCGTACGCCGCCGGCTACCGGATCGAGGTCTCCGACGACGGCGCCACCTGGCGCACCGTGTGGGAGACGATCAACGGGGACGGCGGGCACGACACCGCCACCTTCGACGCCACGCAGGCTCGTTACGTCCGGGTCAGTGCCGCCAAGCGCGCGACGCGCTACGGCATCTCGCTCTTCGACCTGGAGGTCTACGGGCCGGCGGAGTCGGGGTCCCCGGGAGCGGGCACCGGAGCCGGGACGGGAGCGGGCACGGCGACGCAGGTTCCCGCGCCCACCGCGACCGAGACCAGCGCCGGCGCCACGACGGAGCAGCGGCGGGTCAACGCCACGGTGCTCGGCTCGCCCCGGCCCGACCGGGTCCGGGTGCGACTGGCCGACGGGAGCAAGGCCGTGGTCCGGCTCGTCGGGGTGAAGCAGCCCCGGTCGTCGTGTCGTCCCGCCGCCCGGAAGGCGGCCCGGAAGGTGCTGGCCAAGGGCAAGAAGGTGGTCCTGGTCCGCGACGCCCGAGCATCCGGCAAGCGCGCCTCGAGCCGCTACGTGATGGTGGGCGGCAAGGACCTGGGGAAGCGACTGGTGCGCGGCGGTCACCTGCTGGTGGCCAAGGGGTCCTTCACCAAGCGCAAGGCCTACACCAAGGTGCAGCGCGCCGCGCGGAAGCACGGACGCGGCTCGTGGGGCGGCTGCCGCTGA
- a CDS encoding enoyl-CoA hydratase/isomerase family protein: protein MGGAVTLRVRRGAVWQVALDRPDRANALSTELVEALHGVLEEAAEARPDALVLRGNDRHFAAGLDLADLPQETDGSLAHRLLRIGLVLERLLTLPCLTVAVVEGAAIGAGADLALACDRRIGTPGASFRFPGSAFGVVLGTARLSSQAGAHRALDGGRRRDASEALGEGLLTELADDPEPCVDAVLRTWALTAPIARPGLLAQARAYDADGALAALARSVAEPGLQERVLAYAATPRQPSRQPSRQRESV, encoded by the coding sequence ATGGGCGGCGCGGTGACGCTCCGGGTCCGGCGCGGCGCGGTCTGGCAGGTCGCGCTCGACCGGCCGGACCGCGCCAACGCGCTCTCCACCGAGCTGGTCGAGGCGCTCCACGGCGTGCTGGAGGAGGCCGCGGAGGCCCGCCCCGACGCGCTGGTGCTGCGCGGCAACGACCGGCACTTCGCCGCCGGGCTCGACCTCGCCGACCTGCCCCAGGAGACCGACGGGTCGCTGGCCCATCGGCTGCTGCGCATCGGCCTCGTCCTGGAGCGGCTGCTGACCCTGCCCTGCCTGACCGTCGCGGTGGTCGAGGGCGCCGCGATCGGCGCCGGTGCCGACCTCGCGCTGGCCTGCGACAGGCGGATCGGCACCCCGGGAGCATCGTTCCGGTTCCCGGGCTCGGCCTTCGGCGTCGTCCTGGGCACGGCGCGGCTCTCCTCGCAGGCCGGCGCCCACCGGGCCCTGGACGGCGGCCGCCGGCGGGACGCGTCGGAGGCACTCGGCGAGGGGCTGCTCACCGAGCTCGCCGACGACCCGGAACCCTGCGTCGACGCCGTGCTGCGCACCTGGGCGCTCACCGCTCCGATCGCCCGGCCCGGTCTGCTGGCCCAGGCCCGTGCCTACGACGCCGACGGCGCTCTCGCCGCGCTCGCCCGCTCGGTGGCCGAGCCCGGCCTGCAGGAGCGCGTCCTGGCCTATGCCGCCACACCCCGTCAGCCGTCCCGCCAGCCGTCCCGTCAGAGAGAGAGCGTGTGA
- a CDS encoding CaiB/BaiF CoA transferase family protein — translation MPERSRPAAPPLRRPLEGVRVVELAHVAAGPFAGMLLADLGADVVKVEPPSGDQMRAWPPFATSADGEQRFSHNFASVNRNKRSVVADLKDPAQLAHARQLIEAADVVVENYRPGVLDRLGLGYDEVTAGHPGLVYCSISGYGLSSPYVNDGAYDVVIQGMSGLMSVTGDPDGHPVKAGVPVGDFTAGLYAAYTIAALLPQVRDSGRSVHVDCPMLDCLIGVSALQTSEYWGSGREPQRLGTAHPRNAPYQGFAAADGEFTVAAGNDRLWHAVAEVVGLPGLVTDPRFLTQLDRVAHQHDLEALLQEQFHREKREHWLTELRARGVPCGPVNTFGEMLADRHVSDTGLVDELEVPLAGPTPAVVFPARIAGLDPRLDRAAPLLGHDTAEVLAEWAAR, via the coding sequence GTGCCTGAGCGCAGTCGTCCAGCCGCTCCCCCGCTGCGTCGACCCCTCGAGGGCGTCCGGGTGGTGGAGCTGGCGCACGTGGCCGCCGGGCCGTTCGCCGGGATGCTGCTGGCCGACCTCGGCGCCGACGTCGTCAAGGTGGAGCCGCCGAGCGGTGACCAGATGCGCGCCTGGCCGCCGTTCGCCACCTCCGCCGACGGCGAGCAGCGGTTCAGCCACAACTTCGCCTCGGTGAACCGCAACAAGCGCTCGGTGGTCGCGGACCTGAAGGACCCGGCCCAGCTCGCGCACGCCCGGCAGCTGATCGAGGCCGCGGACGTGGTGGTGGAGAACTACCGTCCGGGCGTGCTCGACCGGCTCGGGCTCGGCTACGACGAGGTCACCGCGGGCCACCCGGGGCTGGTCTACTGCTCGATCTCCGGCTACGGACTCTCCAGCCCGTACGTCAACGACGGCGCCTACGACGTGGTCATCCAGGGCATGTCCGGGCTGATGAGCGTCACCGGCGACCCCGACGGGCACCCGGTGAAGGCGGGAGTGCCGGTCGGCGACTTCACCGCCGGCCTGTACGCCGCCTACACCATCGCCGCGCTGCTGCCGCAGGTCCGCGACAGCGGACGTTCGGTGCACGTGGACTGCCCCATGCTGGACTGCCTCATCGGGGTCTCGGCGCTGCAGACGAGCGAGTACTGGGGGTCGGGCCGGGAGCCGCAACGTCTGGGGACCGCGCACCCGCGCAACGCGCCGTACCAGGGGTTCGCGGCCGCCGACGGGGAGTTCACGGTCGCGGCGGGCAACGACCGGCTGTGGCACGCCGTCGCCGAGGTCGTCGGGCTGCCTGGGCTGGTGACCGATCCCCGGTTCCTGACCCAGCTCGACCGGGTCGCGCACCAGCACGACCTCGAGGCGCTGCTCCAGGAGCAGTTCCACCGGGAGAAGCGGGAGCACTGGCTCACCGAGCTGCGCGCCCGCGGGGTCCCGTGCGGTCCGGTCAACACCTTCGGCGAGATGCTCGCCGACCGGCACGTCAGCGACACCGGGCTGGTGGACGAGCTGGAGGTGCCGCTGGCCGGCCCGACGCCGGCCGTGGTGTTCCCCGCGCGGATCGCGGGGCTCGACCCGCGGCTGGACCGGGCGGCGCCGCTGCTCGGCCACGACACCGCCGAGGTGCTCGCCGAATGGGCGGCGCGGTGA
- a CDS encoding LLM class flavin-dependent oxidoreductase, with translation MSPQHRFMLMSLIPHEPGADVSQRYRQLGDTAAFAESLGFDGFGVGERHEPTYLSSSPAVLLGYLAARTSTIRLFTAATTIAMHDPVRAYEDYATVDQLSGGRLELIIGTGLGPTSAKVFGISAEQQTPLTVASYELLRDLWHNRSATYDGGLRPALDGVELSPPPRQPRIPVWHAGLSSRESAARPAAWGERLVSGNLFATIDAVAQHLATYREEWAANGRDAAEVQVGVGVAGVHVAASSQDARRQFRPAFDCQMQQFGQVFGRLPYDDFESYLATSTALVGSPAEVREKFEQLQGRLGHTMTYHHADSPGLDPATWRAGKELFAEHVIAPVPEVASA, from the coding sequence ATGAGCCCGCAGCACCGCTTCATGCTGATGAGCCTCATCCCGCACGAGCCGGGCGCCGACGTCTCCCAGCGCTACCGGCAGCTCGGCGACACCGCCGCGTTCGCCGAGAGCCTCGGGTTCGACGGGTTCGGCGTCGGCGAGCGCCACGAGCCGACGTACCTGAGCTCGTCGCCGGCCGTGCTGCTGGGCTACCTCGCGGCTCGCACGTCGACGATCCGCCTGTTCACCGCCGCCACCACGATCGCCATGCACGACCCGGTGCGGGCCTACGAGGACTACGCCACGGTGGACCAGCTCTCGGGTGGACGGCTCGAGCTCATCATCGGGACCGGCCTCGGCCCGACCTCCGCCAAGGTCTTCGGCATCAGCGCCGAGCAGCAGACGCCCCTGACGGTCGCGTCGTACGAGCTGCTGCGCGACCTGTGGCACAACCGCTCCGCGACGTACGACGGTGGGCTCCGGCCCGCCCTCGACGGCGTCGAGCTCTCGCCCCCGCCGAGGCAGCCGCGGATCCCCGTCTGGCACGCCGGGCTCTCCTCGCGCGAGTCGGCCGCCCGGCCGGCGGCCTGGGGCGAACGGCTCGTCAGCGGCAACCTCTTCGCCACGATCGACGCGGTGGCTCAGCACCTCGCGACCTACCGGGAGGAGTGGGCCGCGAACGGCCGCGACGCGGCCGAGGTCCAGGTCGGCGTCGGGGTCGCCGGGGTGCACGTCGCCGCGAGCAGCCAGGACGCCCGCCGGCAGTTCCGGCCGGCGTTCGACTGCCAGATGCAGCAGTTCGGCCAGGTCTTCGGCCGGCTGCCGTACGACGACTTCGAGTCCTACCTGGCCACCAGCACCGCCCTGGTCGGCAGCCCGGCGGAGGTGCGCGAGAAGTTCGAGCAGCTCCAGGGCCGCCTCGGCCACACCATGACCTACCACCACGCGGACTCCCCCGGCCTCGACCCGGCCACCTGGCGCGCCGGCAAGGAGCTCTTCGCCGAGCACGTCATCGCACCCGTTCCCGAGGTGGCCAGTGCCTGA
- a CDS encoding alpha/beta hydrolase → MSTGERGPDAWDEPTGAVPRGTLIVVPGRGETTAQYQRFGRRIAAESWKVRLVALDLDDTEGSRTVLEKLVADESLPAPKVLLGADTGASWVGRVADDVHADAAIIAGAASASSASWAGVDDWAAELDARSACPVHRGVLEGDSAFERGALNLPLPRDWEAPVVPEQPTLVLHGDADTVTALDEAVAPYAGVPHAVVKVVHGGRHDVLNDATHRAVAATIVLFLESLRLGRDLPAIVSELALDGVTA, encoded by the coding sequence ATGAGCACCGGGGAGCGGGGCCCGGACGCCTGGGACGAGCCGACCGGCGCGGTCCCGCGCGGGACGCTCATCGTCGTCCCGGGCCGGGGTGAAACAACGGCGCAGTACCAGCGCTTCGGCCGGCGCATCGCGGCGGAGAGCTGGAAGGTGCGGCTGGTAGCCCTGGACCTCGACGACACCGAGGGCAGCCGCACGGTCCTGGAGAAGCTGGTCGCCGACGAGTCCCTGCCGGCCCCCAAGGTGCTGCTCGGCGCCGACACCGGGGCCAGCTGGGTGGGTCGGGTGGCCGACGACGTGCACGCGGACGCGGCGATCATCGCCGGTGCCGCGTCGGCCTCCTCGGCCTCCTGGGCCGGCGTGGACGACTGGGCGGCCGAGCTGGACGCGCGCTCGGCGTGCCCCGTGCACCGCGGAGTCCTCGAGGGCGACAGCGCCTTCGAGCGCGGCGCGCTCAACCTGCCGCTTCCCCGCGACTGGGAGGCACCCGTCGTACCGGAGCAGCCCACGCTGGTGCTGCACGGGGACGCCGACACCGTCACGGCCCTGGACGAGGCCGTCGCGCCGTACGCCGGCGTGCCCCACGCCGTGGTCAAGGTGGTCCACGGCGGACGGCACGACGTGCTCAACGACGCCACGCACCGCGCGGTCGCGGCGACCATCGTGCTCTTCCTGGAGTCCCTGCGCCTGGGACGCGACCTGCCGGCGATCGTCAGCGAGCTCGCCCTGGACGGGGTCACGGCATGA
- a CDS encoding NtaA/DmoA family FMN-dependent monooxygenase (This protein belongs to a clade of FMN-dependent monooxygenases, within a broader family of flavin-dependent oxidoreductases, the luciferase-like monooxygenase (LMM) family, some of whose members use coenzyme F420 rather than FMN.) — MMMAKRQIHLGAVTTPTGGPGQHTLWHDPDIPGDASVNIGWYLKAVKEAEAAKFDLLFIVDSQFITPYSPPHYLNRLEPLTLLSALATHTTNIGLVGTLTTSFNSPFNLVRRLASLDLISGGRAGWNVVTTGDAGTALNYGLDEMYDYDTRYGRAREYVELARALWDSYEDDAFPRNRETGQFLDAAKQHTLNWEGEYFKVRGPLNIESSRQGAPVIFQAGDSDQGRDLGASVGEGIFTHAPDVPSGQAFYTDIKARARDKFGRNPDELVVMPGVQVVVADTDEEARELEAHYHEVDHTFEAALGEFGRPFGWHDFTQYDLDAPFPAETLAYGERSFYTQAQAITKRAVDNGWTLREAVESTRVWRKREFVGSPSTVADKLVEWWEARAADGFNIHTGHPANFSRFVQEVVPILQERGVYRKDYESDTLRGNLGLPVPANRYAAARTSGASA; from the coding sequence ATGATGATGGCGAAGCGGCAGATTCACCTGGGGGCGGTCACCACCCCGACCGGCGGCCCCGGTCAGCACACGCTCTGGCACGACCCGGACATCCCGGGCGACGCGAGCGTCAACATCGGCTGGTACCTCAAGGCCGTCAAGGAGGCCGAGGCGGCGAAGTTCGACCTGCTCTTCATCGTCGACAGCCAGTTCATCACCCCGTACTCGCCGCCGCACTACCTCAACCGGCTGGAGCCGCTCACCCTGCTGAGCGCGCTGGCGACCCACACCACCAACATCGGTCTGGTCGGCACCTTGACGACCAGCTTCAACAGCCCGTTCAACCTGGTGCGCCGCCTCGCCTCGCTCGACCTGATCAGCGGCGGCCGCGCCGGCTGGAACGTGGTCACCACCGGCGACGCCGGGACCGCACTCAACTACGGCCTCGACGAGATGTACGACTACGACACCCGCTACGGGCGGGCCCGGGAGTACGTCGAGCTCGCCCGCGCGCTGTGGGACTCCTACGAGGACGACGCCTTCCCGCGCAACCGGGAGACCGGGCAGTTCCTCGACGCCGCGAAGCAGCACACGCTGAACTGGGAGGGCGAGTACTTCAAGGTCCGGGGCCCGCTCAACATCGAGAGCTCGCGCCAGGGCGCCCCGGTGATCTTCCAGGCCGGCGACTCCGACCAGGGCCGTGACCTCGGCGCCAGCGTGGGCGAGGGCATCTTCACCCACGCACCCGACGTGCCGAGCGGCCAGGCGTTCTACACCGACATCAAGGCCCGGGCCCGGGACAAGTTCGGCCGCAACCCCGACGAGCTCGTGGTGATGCCGGGGGTCCAGGTGGTCGTGGCCGACACCGACGAGGAGGCCCGCGAGCTCGAGGCGCACTACCACGAGGTGGACCACACCTTCGAGGCCGCGCTGGGGGAGTTCGGGCGCCCGTTCGGCTGGCACGACTTCACCCAGTACGACCTCGACGCCCCCTTCCCGGCCGAGACCCTCGCCTACGGCGAGCGCTCGTTCTACACCCAGGCGCAGGCGATCACGAAGCGCGCCGTCGACAACGGCTGGACCCTGCGCGAGGCCGTCGAGTCCACCCGGGTGTGGCGCAAGCGCGAGTTCGTGGGATCGCCGTCGACCGTCGCCGACAAGCTCGTCGAGTGGTGGGAGGCGCGGGCCGCCGACGGCTTCAACATCCACACCGGGCACCCGGCGAACTTCTCCCGCTTCGTGCAGGAGGTGGTGCCGATCCTCCAGGAGCGCGGCGTCTACCGGAAGGACTACGAGTCCGACACCCTGCGCGGCAACCTGGGCCTTCCGGTCCCGGCCAACAGGTACGCCGCGGCGCGCACCTCGGGCGCGAGCGCATGA
- a CDS encoding LysR family transcriptional regulator: MPGTLDITPLRSFVAVADNGGFQRAADALHLSQAAVSQHVRRLELAVGRRLFERDGRSSRFTHDGEALLGYARRLLELHDRTLAHFLPDEVPALAIGSTEHAAAQLLPALTGAMGSALLRHEVRLRLDRGVRLREDLAAGRLDLAILPGPTANPELDGSASALTVGSLELTWYAAPGWRLPGDGTVPIVVFESPCALRVRAVETLNAHGLSPSVVGEAVQLAGVQAAAAAGVGVALMATLGQVPTGLVEVEDLPLVPPLEFAVWGRSGIDPGLLAFVADALGRTVAAAPRAERGVDVAV; the protein is encoded by the coding sequence ATGCCAGGAACCCTCGACATCACCCCGCTGCGCAGCTTCGTCGCCGTCGCTGACAACGGCGGCTTCCAGCGAGCCGCCGACGCGCTGCACCTGAGCCAGGCGGCCGTCAGCCAGCACGTACGCCGTCTGGAGCTGGCCGTGGGGCGGCGGCTGTTCGAGCGGGACGGGCGGTCCTCGCGGTTCACCCACGACGGCGAGGCGCTGCTCGGCTACGCGCGCCGGCTGCTGGAGCTGCACGACCGCACCCTGGCCCACTTCCTCCCCGACGAGGTCCCGGCGCTGGCCATCGGCTCCACCGAGCACGCCGCGGCCCAGCTGCTGCCCGCCCTGACCGGCGCCATGGGCAGTGCCCTGCTCCGGCACGAGGTGCGCCTGCGGCTCGACCGCGGCGTCCGCCTGCGGGAGGACCTCGCCGCGGGTCGGCTCGACCTGGCGATCCTGCCGGGACCGACGGCGAACCCCGAGCTCGACGGGTCGGCCAGTGCCCTGACCGTCGGCTCGCTCGAGCTCACCTGGTACGCCGCCCCCGGGTGGAGGCTGCCCGGTGACGGCACGGTGCCGATCGTCGTCTTCGAGAGCCCGTGCGCGCTGCGGGTGCGCGCGGTGGAGACGCTGAACGCCCACGGGCTCAGTCCGAGCGTGGTCGGCGAGGCGGTCCAGCTCGCCGGGGTGCAGGCGGCCGCCGCCGCGGGCGTGGGGGTCGCGCTGATGGCCACGCTGGGCCAGGTGCCCACGGGTCTCGTCGAGGTCGAGGACCTGCCGCTGGTGCCGCCGCTGGAGTTCGCGGTGTGGGGGCGCTCCGGGATCGACCCCGGGCTGCTCGCCTTCGTCGCCGACGCCCTGGGCCGGACGGTGGCCGCCGCCCCACGTGCGGAGCGGGGTGTCGACGTGGCGGTGTGA
- a CDS encoding ABC transporter substrate-binding protein: MPGASITLEKWDGYWDADNIKIDSVKVSLQTDPATVLSGLQTGVYNFALSLSPQNVESAKSSGLKVWADTAANWVAAFVNVNKKIAPFTNPKVVEAFNAAIDREAFVKNLTFGLGVASANPVPSNNPAFNPAIDEEIAFDPAKAKKLLAESGEKDLSIEVHVFPTTSAPAEQLQQQLEAVGFKVKIVADDTTSFYPGYYGKTQQAAVYGYVGRDNKLLALDEHFSESGILNLSATEDPAYTAARQKVLTTPLDDPNYDDYLQAAAKVGVETGGSVFLYTSPTASVTSADVSDFGKTDGFFRWNGITVG, encoded by the coding sequence GTGCCCGGCGCGTCGATCACGCTGGAGAAGTGGGACGGCTACTGGGACGCCGACAACATCAAGATCGACAGCGTCAAGGTCAGCCTGCAGACCGACCCGGCCACGGTGCTCTCCGGTCTGCAGACCGGCGTCTACAACTTCGCGCTCAGCCTGTCGCCGCAGAACGTCGAGTCGGCCAAGTCCTCAGGCCTGAAGGTGTGGGCGGACACGGCGGCCAACTGGGTCGCCGCGTTCGTCAACGTCAACAAGAAGATCGCCCCCTTCACCAACCCCAAGGTCGTCGAGGCGTTCAACGCCGCCATCGACCGCGAGGCGTTCGTAAAGAACCTGACCTTCGGGCTCGGTGTCGCGAGCGCCAACCCGGTGCCCTCGAACAACCCGGCGTTCAACCCCGCCATCGACGAGGAGATCGCCTTCGACCCGGCGAAGGCCAAGAAGCTGCTCGCCGAGTCGGGCGAGAAGGACCTCTCGATCGAGGTCCACGTCTTCCCGACGACGTCGGCTCCCGCGGAGCAGCTCCAGCAGCAGCTGGAGGCCGTGGGCTTCAAGGTCAAGATCGTCGCCGACGACACCACGTCGTTCTACCCCGGCTACTACGGCAAGACCCAGCAGGCCGCGGTCTACGGCTACGTGGGGCGGGACAACAAGCTGCTCGCCCTCGACGAGCACTTCTCGGAGTCCGGCATCCTGAACCTCTCCGCGACCGAGGACCCGGCCTACACCGCCGCGCGGCAGAAGGTACTCACCACCCCGCTCGACGACCCGAACTACGACGACTACCTCCAGGCTGCCGCCAAGGTCGGCGTCGAGACCGGCGGCAGCGTCTTCCTCTACACCTCGCCCACCGCCTCGGTGACGTCGGCGGACGTCTCCGACTTCGGCAAGACCGACGGCTTCTTCCGCTGGAACGGGATCACGGTCGGATGA
- a CDS encoding ABC transporter permease has translation MTVLAESGTDWTVRPALHRLRRVAAGAGRLLAAFVPVFLLGSIFTFLLGALSGRSPAVIQLGENATPEAVEAMNKEWGLDRPFLVQYVDWLGDVLRGDFGVSWANNTPVSELLAGRAAISLSVAVLALVLGVVVGSALGALAAHYHGSWFDRGVTIFTSIISVMPPFIVGIALIVVVAVRFEWLPAASYVPFEQGLWPWLSHIILPALALSLDTISDMARQLRVGLLNTSKENYVTGAIVRGLSPRRVFFVHTLRNGVGPAIAVLGLKFPNLLGGAVVTESIFQLSGYGLFSAQSAIKGDVPAVQAVLVVAVILVVVFNLVVNAVLALLIPASKRGV, from the coding sequence ATGACCGTGCTCGCGGAGAGCGGGACGGACTGGACCGTCCGGCCCGCCCTCCACCGTCTGCGGCGGGTCGCCGCCGGCGCGGGGCGGCTGCTGGCCGCCTTCGTCCCGGTCTTTCTGCTCGGCTCGATCTTCACCTTCCTGCTGGGCGCGTTGAGCGGGCGGAGCCCGGCGGTCATCCAGCTGGGCGAGAACGCCACGCCGGAGGCGGTCGAGGCGATGAACAAGGAGTGGGGCCTGGACCGGCCCTTCCTCGTCCAGTACGTCGACTGGCTCGGCGACGTGCTCCGCGGCGACTTCGGGGTGAGCTGGGCGAACAACACCCCGGTCAGCGAGCTGCTCGCCGGCCGGGCGGCGATCAGCCTCTCCGTGGCGGTGCTCGCCCTGGTGCTGGGCGTCGTCGTCGGGTCGGCCCTCGGCGCCCTGGCCGCGCACTACCACGGCTCGTGGTTCGACCGGGGCGTCACGATCTTCACCTCGATCATCTCCGTGATGCCGCCCTTCATCGTGGGCATCGCGCTGATCGTCGTCGTGGCGGTCCGCTTCGAGTGGCTCCCCGCCGCCAGCTACGTGCCGTTCGAGCAGGGGCTCTGGCCGTGGCTGAGCCACATCATCCTGCCGGCGCTGGCGCTCAGCCTGGACACCATCTCCGACATGGCGCGGCAGCTGCGCGTGGGCCTGCTCAACACCTCGAAGGAGAACTACGTGACCGGGGCGATCGTGCGCGGTCTCAGCCCTCGCCGGGTGTTCTTCGTCCACACCCTGCGCAACGGCGTCGGTCCGGCCATCGCCGTGCTCGGGCTCAAGTTCCCCAACCTGCTCGGCGGTGCGGTGGTCACGGAGTCGATCTTCCAGCTCTCCGGCTACGGCCTGTTCTCCGCGCAGTCGGCGATCAAGGGCGACGTCCCGGCCGTCCAGGCCGTGCTGGTGGTCGCGGTGATCCTCGTCGTCGTCTTCAACCTGGTCGTCAACGCGGTCCTCGCCCTGCTCATCCCGGCATCGAAGAGAGGTGTGTGA
- a CDS encoding ABC transporter permease, giving the protein MVRNVLRLRSGQVAVTMLALLVLLAVLGGFLAPYEPNATVGDPLTGPSGGHWLGADYLGRDVLSRLLAGSALSLAGALFVAVLAFLLGTVPGMLSIYLGRTFEWISLRLTDTLIALPFLVFAVAMTALLGNGVVQALFAVGILLAPVFYRVARSATMGVESSQYVEAAVLAGASTSWVVSKHVLVKVLPPLAISFATTLGMGLVVIASLTFLSIGVTPPTATWGGVLATDLQFIAIRPFAPFVPVVLILVSVLACNLLADAIRDVTGESGRQLLAAREARRSRRRPLVAAPSPAGTPEGDTHV; this is encoded by the coding sequence ATGGTCCGCAACGTGCTGCGGCTCCGGAGCGGGCAGGTGGCGGTGACGATGCTGGCGCTCCTGGTCCTGCTCGCCGTCCTCGGCGGCTTCCTGGCGCCGTACGAACCCAACGCCACCGTCGGGGACCCCCTGACCGGTCCCTCGGGAGGGCACTGGCTCGGCGCCGACTACCTCGGGCGCGACGTGCTGAGCCGCCTGCTCGCGGGCTCCGCGCTGAGCCTCGCCGGCGCGCTGTTCGTCGCGGTCCTGGCCTTCCTCCTCGGGACGGTGCCGGGCATGCTGTCGATCTACCTCGGCCGGACGTTCGAGTGGATCTCGCTGCGGCTGACCGACACCCTGATCGCGCTGCCGTTCCTGGTTTTCGCGGTGGCGATGACGGCCCTGCTCGGCAACGGCGTGGTGCAGGCGCTCTTCGCGGTCGGCATCCTGCTCGCCCCCGTCTTCTACCGCGTGGCGCGCAGCGCCACGATGGGCGTCGAGAGCTCGCAGTACGTCGAAGCGGCCGTCCTGGCCGGGGCCAGCACCAGCTGGGTGGTCTCCAAGCACGTGCTGGTCAAGGTGCTGCCGCCGCTGGCGATCTCGTTCGCGACGACCCTGGGCATGGGCCTGGTGGTCATCGCGAGCCTGACGTTCCTCTCCATCGGTGTCACCCCGCCCACCGCGACCTGGGGCGGCGTGCTGGCCACCGACCTCCAGTTCATCGCGATCCGGCCCTTCGCCCCGTTCGTCCCGGTCGTGCTCATCCTCGTCTCGGTGCTGGCCTGCAACCTGCTCGCCGACGCCATCCGGGACGTGACGGGCGAGTCGGGCCGGCAGCTCCTCGCCGCTCGGGAGGCCAGGCGGTCACGCCGTCGCCCCCTGGTCGCGGCACCATCCCCCGCTGGAACCCCCGAAGGAGACACCCATGTCTGA